Proteins encoded together in one Camelina sativa cultivar DH55 chromosome 9, Cs, whole genome shotgun sequence window:
- the LOC104712301 gene encoding probable WRKY transcription factor 70 has product MDTTNKAIKLKVMNHQLVEGHELATKLQQLLSQPGLGQGSAEDLAAKILETFNKAISILDSIEHLSSSSSSSLAAVEGSQNASCDNDGKFEDSGDSRKRLGPVKGKRGCYKRKKRSETWTTQSPILEDTFFWRKYGQKEILNAKFPRSYFRCTHKYTQGCKATKQVQKVELEPGMFSITYMGSHTCNTNAAIPKVNACDNHHDEITMDMEEHKSPSLTTSMKEEEENHRHHGSSTGNNLVWPEIVFEEDHHHHHHHQAIYVSGDTSTSINVLGSQELMMFGDGGDFEFSDNEHYAIFNSCSNLS; this is encoded by the exons atggaTACTACTAACAAAGCAATAAAGCTTAAAGTTATGAACCACCAACTCGTTGAAGGCCATGAGTTAGCCACTAAGCTTCAGCAACTCCTCTCTCAACCCGGGTTGGGTCAGGGTTCAGCGGAGGATTTAGCGGCTAAAATCTTAGAGACTTTTAACAAGGCTATCTCCATTCTTGATTCCATCGAAcacctctcctcctcctcctcctcctctcttgcCGCCGTTGAGGGCTCTCAAAATGCTTCATGCGACAACGACGGCAAGTTTGAAGATTCCGGAGATAGTCGGAAAAGATTGGGACCCGTTAAGGGTAAAAGAGGATGCTACAAAAGAAA GAAGAGATCCGAGACGTGGACTACACAGTCGCCTATACTTGAGGACACATTTTTTTGGAGGAAATATGGACAGAAGGAGATTCTTAATGCCAAATTCCCAAG aaGTTACTTTAGGTGCACACACAAGTACACTCAAGGGTGCAAGGCAACAAAGCAAGTCCAGAAGGTGGAGCTCGAACCAGGGATGTTCAGCATCACATACATGGGAAGCCACACGTGCAACACCAACGCAGCAATACCCAAGGTCAACGCTTGTGATAATCATCATGATGAGATCACCATGGATATGGAAGAGCACAAGAGTCCTAGTTTGACGACCTCgatgaaggaggaagaagagaatcatCGTCATCATGGTTCGTCCACGGGGAATAACTTGGTGTGGCCTGAAATAGTGTTCGAagaggatcatcatcatcatcatcatcatcaggccATTTACGTTAGTGGGGACACTAGTACATCTATCAATGTTTTGGGTTCTCAGGAGCTCATGATGTTTGGAGATGGCGGCGATTTCGAGTTCAGCGACAATGAGCACTACGCTATCTTCAATTCATGTTCGAATCTATCTTGA
- the LOC104715713 gene encoding WRKY transcription factor 55-like, which produces MEEIMTMIFNGINLVKELEFSLSSQEPPESDLSNSLGLISTLFGDANERLTILLAWRNSLPQHEPVRMMDMMMQTEPALTQDHLLRCPMMQTTVEGLDTSRPRGGWMFPPDDNYTWRKYGQKGILCSTFPRAYYRCTHQKLYKCPAKKQVQRLDEDPYTFRVTYRSTHTCHLFTTFPISSAHTTTTTANVPAVVNLAEAMIRNMDSVVPLLGEPYFNHHCLVPGDDGDGDTWNSPSQRYEMSSDPS; this is translated from the exons ATGGAGGAGATAATGACAATGATCTTCAACGGAATCAATCTGGTTAAGGAGCTTGAGTTTAGCTTATCATCACAAGAGCCGCCAGAATCAGATTTATCTAATTCTCTCGGCTTGATCTCCACTTTATTCGGAGACGCAAACGAGCGGCTTACAATCCTACTAGCGTGGAGGAACTCTTTGCCTCAACATGAACCGGTTCGAATGATGGATATGATGATGCAGACAGAACCGGCTTTGACGCAGGACCACTTGTTAAGGTGCCCTATGATGCAGACGACAGTGGAGGGTCTTGATACATCGAGGCCAAG GGGAGGATGGATGTTCCCGCCGGACGACAATTACACTTGGCGTAAATATGGTCAGAAGGGAATTCTCTGTTCTACATTTCCTCG GGCGTACTATAGGTGCACCCACCAGAAATTATACAAGTGTCCGGCGAAGAAGCAAGTGCAACGGCTCGATGAAGATCCTTATACGTTCCGTGTCACTTACCGTAGTACACACACGTGCCATTTATTCACCACTTTCCCGATCTCATCAGCACATACCACCACAACAACCGCAAACGTACCCGCCGTCGTTAACTTGGCCGAAGCTATGATTAGAAACATGGACTCCGTTGTTCCATTATTGGGTGAACCCTACTTTAACCATCATTGCCTCGTTCCTGGAGATGATGGTGATGGCGACACGTGGAACTCTCCTTCGCAGAGATACGAAATGTCCTCCGATCCtagttaa